The sequence AGCGACGCAAAAACGCTCTTGCCAAGAGCGGGAGCCGCCACTAGAGGGGCGGCCTCGCTCGCTGGTCGGGCGGGAAAGGCAAGTCTCCCGGGGCTTGCTGGATGATGGATAAGGGGCCTTAGCTCAGCTGGGAGAGCGCCTGCATGGCATGCAGGAGGTCAGCGGTTCGATCCCGCTAGGCTCCACCATCATTGAAGAGTTTGAGTATCTGAGCGGCAAGCTGGTCGGCGAGGTTTCGCCCACCGGCTTTTTTCGCGTTTCGAGGTTTAGGACCGTATGTTCGACAGTCTTTCAGACCGGCTAGGCAGCGTCTTTGACAAGCTGCGCGGGCGCGGTGCGCTGAACGAGGCGGACGTGCGCGAGGCGATGCGCGAAGTGCGAATCGCCCTGCTCGAAGCTGACGTTGCGCTCCCGGTAGTTCGCCGCTTCATCGATTCGGTGACCGAGCAGGCGGTTGGCCAGTCGGTCCTGAAGTCGGTCACGCCGGGCCAGCAGGTCGTCAAGATCGTCAACGACGCTCTTGTAGAGATGCTGGGCGGGGACGATGTCCCGGGTCTCGATCTTGCCGCCGCGCCGCCGGTCGTGATCATGATGGTCGGCCTGCAAGGCTCGGGCAAGACCACCACGACCGCCAAGCTCGCCAAGCTGCTCAAGGAAAAGCACGGCAAGAAGGCCATGATGGCCTCGCTCGACGTCAACCGTCCGGCCGCGCAGGAGCAGCTCAAGGTGCTGGGCGAGCAGGTGGACGTTGCCACCCTGCCGATCATTGCCGGCCAGCAGCCGGTCGATATCGCTACTCGCGCGCTCCAGGCGGCGAAGCTGCAGGCCATCGACGTCCTGCTGCTCGATACCGCTGGCCGGCTCCATGTCGATCAGCAGCTGATGGACGAGATGCAGGCCGTGGCCGCGATCTCGACCCCCAAGGAAGTGCTGCTGGTTGTCGATTCGCTGACCGGCCAGGATGCCGTTAACGTGGCGCAGAGCTTTACCGCGCAGGTCCCGCTGACCGGCGTGGTGCTGACCCGGATGGACGGCGATGCCCGCGGCGGTGCGGCACTGTCGATGCGCGCGGTCACCGGCAAGCCGATCAAGTTTGCCGGCACCGGCGAAAAGCTTGATGCGCTGGAGGTGTTCCAGCCCAGCCGCGTTGCTGGCCGGATCCTCGGCATGGGCGATGTCGTCTCGATCGTCGAGCGCGCCGCCGCTGCGATCGAAGAGGAAGAGGCCGAGCGTATGGCCGCGCGGATGGCCAAGGGTCAGTTCGACATGAACGACCTGCGCCAACAACTGCGCCAGATGCAGAAGATGGGCGGCCTCGGCGCGCTCGCTGGCATGATGCCGGGCATGAAGAAGGCCAAGCAGGCGATGGAACAGTCCGGCATGGACGACCGCGTGCTGCTGCGGATGGATGCAATCATCGGTTCGATGACGCCCAAGGAACGGATCCGTCCCGACTTGCTCAATGCCAAGCGCAAGATCCGCATTGCCAAGGGTTCGGGCGTCCAGGTTCAGGACGTCAACAAGCTGCTCAAGATGCACCAGGAAATGGAGCGCGCGATGAAGCAGATCAAGAAGATGGGCGGCCTGGCCGGTCTGGGCAAGCTGTTCGGCGGGGGCGGCCTGGGCGCTGCCATGCCGGGGCTGGGCGGACCTGGAGCGGGCGGCGGCCTGCCATCCAACCTCAACGATTTGCTCAAGAAAAAGTGATTTTCGAATTTTAATCTAATTTGTTTGAAAGGTAGTTCAAATGTCTGTTTCCCTTCGTCTTTCGCGTGGTGGTTCGAAGAAGCGCCCGTACTACAAGATCGTCGTTGCCAACAGCCGCGCTCCGCGTGACGGCAAGTTCCTGGAGCAGGTTGGCACCTACAACCCGCTGCTCGCCAAGGACGACGAAAACCGCGTCCGTCTGGTCGAAGACCGCGTGAAGTACTGGATCGGCGTTGGCGCCCAGCCGACCGACCGCGTTGCCCGTCTGCTCGACAAGGCCGGGATCAAGGAACGCGCCCCGACCGTGAACCCGAACAAGGGTGAGCCGGGCAAGAAGGCCAAGGAGCGCGCCGAAGAAAAGGCCGAAAAGGCCCGCGAAGCTGAAGAAGCTGCTGCTGCCGCTGCCGCCGCTCCGGTGGTTGAAGAAGTGGCCGAAGAAGCCGCTCCGGAAGCCCCGGCTGCCGAAGAAGCTGCTGTCGAAGCCCCGGCCGCTGAAGATGCCGCTCCGGCTGAAGAAGCTGCTGCCGAGGAAGCTCCGGCTGCCGAAGCCAGCGAAGAACAGGCCGAAGGCTAAGCCGCCTTGGCCAGCGACAAGCCTGTCACTCTCGCCGCCATTGTCGGCGCGCATGGGGTGACGGGCGAAGTCCGCCTGAAACTGTTCGGTGAAGGCGTGGAATCGCTCCAGCGGTTCCGCGCCTTCAACGATTCCGCGCTGACGCTTTCGAAGCTGCGCGATGATGGCAAAGGCGGGGCGGTTGCCCGCTTTGCCGAAGTGACCGATCGCAATGCCGCAGAAGCTTTGCGGGGCACGCTGCTGACTGTGCCGCGCTCGGCCCTGCCGCCGCTTGACGAGGGTGAGTATTACCACGCCGACCTGCTTGGACTGCCCGCCGTTTCGACTGATGGCACGGACCTGGGAGAAGTCATCGCGGTTGAGAACTACGGCGCGGGCGACGTGCTGGAGATCAAGCGACCGACCGGCAAGCGCTTCATGGTGCCGATGCGGATCGAGGCCGTGCCGGAGTGGGATGCGGCACGGGTGGTTATTGCCGCACAGTTTGCCGAAGCGGATTAATGCGTTAGGCTGAGGCTATGGGAATTGTCCTCGGTCTGATCGTCTGTGTGCTGCTGCCGGCCGCGCTATCCTGGGGGATCTGCAGCGGGATGCGGGTGCTGAGCCCATCAAGCAGCCGGCGCCGCCGGGTGGCGCTTGCCGCCGTCCTGGCAGGCCTCTTGCCGGTTACCGTTCCGCTCATCTCCGTGCTTGACGTGGAATACCCCGAAGGCCTGATCGCCGTGGTCGCGATCCTGCTGATTGGCGTGCTGATTGCCTTGCTGGTCGGCCTGCCGGTCGCGATCCGCGCCACGCGGTGCGATTTTCCCGCCTAGCGCGGCTTGCCCACCAGCTTTTCCAGCTCCTTGGCAAACTGCTTAAGCTCGAAGTTCTGGGGATCGTCGTGGGCATCGGGAATGCCGGCATCGACGGTGTTGTGCTGCGCCGGGATCAGCCAGTACCCGGCCCGCGCACTGGCATAAACATAGAGCGCGGCCAGCATCCGGTATTGCTCCTTGGTAAAGCCGGGCTTGGGTCCTTCCGTCTGCCCGCGGCTGGTGGCACCGGGCAGGAAGCGGCGCGGCTGGACCGTTTCGATATGGACCATCCGCCCCCGCGCGCGCGGACCGACCACCCGGCTCTCCAGCTTGGTCGCGCGCCAGCCTTCCTGGAAATCGTGTCCGGCCCAGATCTGCCCAACCCGGTTGAGAAAGATATGCGCCACCGGCTCACGTGCGAGGGTGCCGTCCATGTAGGGCGCAAAGTCGTTGACCCTGAGGTCCTGGTTAAGCCGCTTGGGGAACGGATCGTTCGCGTAAAACGGCGTCGAGGTATCGTGGATCACGAAATAGAGCGCGGGCAGGCCTTCCTCGGTGCGCGATAGCGGGGTGTCGGCCCATTGCTCTGCGAAAGTCTGATAGGGTTCGGGGAAGGCGGCCAGCGCGGCGGCCTTCTGCGCGGCGCTTGGTCCGTCCTCGCGCTCCATCAAGTGGCGGATCACCTTGGGCAAGGGCTGGGGCTTTCGCACCGCTAGCAGCTCGATCTTGCGCAGCAGGCACTCCGCCTGTTCGACGCGGCTACCCGCAAAAGTCAGCGTCTCGCGGCTGAACCGGCATTCGCCGATTTCCTCGGCCTGGGCTGGGGTGGCAAGGAGGAGCAGAGGGAGGGCCAGCAGCAGCTTCATTGCCGCAGTGTTCCCCGCCAGCGCTGCGCAGGCAAGAGTCCAATTGCACGA comes from Novosphingobium ginsenosidimutans and encodes:
- the rimM gene encoding ribosome maturation factor RimM (Essential for efficient processing of 16S rRNA) codes for the protein MASDKPVTLAAIVGAHGVTGEVRLKLFGEGVESLQRFRAFNDSALTLSKLRDDGKGGAVARFAEVTDRNAAEALRGTLLTVPRSALPPLDEGEYYHADLLGLPAVSTDGTDLGEVIAVENYGAGDVLEIKRPTGKRFMVPMRIEAVPEWDAARVVIAAQFAEAD
- the ffh gene encoding signal recognition particle protein, encoding MFDSLSDRLGSVFDKLRGRGALNEADVREAMREVRIALLEADVALPVVRRFIDSVTEQAVGQSVLKSVTPGQQVVKIVNDALVEMLGGDDVPGLDLAAAPPVVIMMVGLQGSGKTTTTAKLAKLLKEKHGKKAMMASLDVNRPAAQEQLKVLGEQVDVATLPIIAGQQPVDIATRALQAAKLQAIDVLLLDTAGRLHVDQQLMDEMQAVAAISTPKEVLLVVDSLTGQDAVNVAQSFTAQVPLTGVVLTRMDGDARGGAALSMRAVTGKPIKFAGTGEKLDALEVFQPSRVAGRILGMGDVVSIVERAAAAIEEEEAERMAARMAKGQFDMNDLRQQLRQMQKMGGLGALAGMMPGMKKAKQAMEQSGMDDRVLLRMDAIIGSMTPKERIRPDLLNAKRKIRIAKGSGVQVQDVNKLLKMHQEMERAMKQIKKMGGLAGLGKLFGGGGLGAAMPGLGGPGAGGGLPSNLNDLLKKK
- the rpsP gene encoding 30S ribosomal protein S16; amino-acid sequence: MSVSLRLSRGGSKKRPYYKIVVANSRAPRDGKFLEQVGTYNPLLAKDDENRVRLVEDRVKYWIGVGAQPTDRVARLLDKAGIKERAPTVNPNKGEPGKKAKERAEEKAEKAREAEEAAAAAAAAPVVEEVAEEAAPEAPAAEEAAVEAPAAEDAAPAEEAAAEEAPAAEASEEQAEG